TCGCAGGCAGGGAGTTGGCGGATGATGTCGTCGCCCTTCAGCCGGTTGAAGGTGGCCCGGCCGGGCGGATGCTGGCGGCCCGAAACGGAAAGCTGTCGCTTGAGCTGCATGACTGGGCGCAAGGGGGCGGGTTGAAGCCGGTCGCTGACCTCGCAGCACCTTCGAGGCCTCAGCAAGATGCGGAATATCATTATATCTCGGTCGTCTCCGCCGGGGCTGGGAGCTATGCTTTTGCTGCCGCGCCGCTTGCCAACGCCGTCACCGGGGTTCTGATCCAAAACGGCGGGCTGAAACGCATCGACGGGGTCAGTGCCGCCTCGGAAATCGGGATCGCAGCGCCGAGCGCCTTGTCGGCGCTTCAGACCGGGCATGGGCGTTATCTGATCGTTGCGGGCACGGATAGTTCATCGCTTTCCGTTTTTCGGATCGGCGCGTCCGGCAAGCTGACGGCGACGGATCACGTCATCGATACGCTGATGACCCGGTTTCAGTCGGTGACCGCGATGACGGCGGTCGAGATCAACGGGCGCGGCTACGTTATCGCAGGCGGCAGGGATGACGGGGTCACGGTTCTGATGCTCGATCCCACGGGGCGGCTGATACATCTTGCCTCGCTAAGTGATAAGGCGGAGATGGCGCTTGCGAATGTCGCCAGTCTTGAGGCCAGGGTGATCGGCGGTCAGATCGCCATTTTCGCAGCCAGCGCAACCGAGCCGGGGATTGCCCAGCTTGCTTTCGATCCGGGCCGGATCGGCTCCTCCCGGGCTGGTACTGGTGCGCTGTCCGGCACGGCGCGCGATGATATTCTGGCCGGGACGGGTGCGCAGTCGGCGCTTTCAGGCGGCGATGGCGACGATACGCTGATCGGACGGGAGAGGCGGGTGACGATGCGCGGCGGGTCCGGGCAGGATCGCTTCGTTCCAACCTATGGGGCGGAGGAGGTGAGAATTCTCGACTACAACCCGCGTCAGGACAGTCTGGACCTCTCCGAACTCGCCTTCGTTCGCAGCCTGATCGGGCTGGAAATCCGTCCGACGGCGACCGGTGCGCTTGTGAAGGCAGGCACTGTCCGGATCGAGATACTGACCGCCGACGGAACCACGCTGACAGCGGCCCATTTCCGGGAGGAGATGTTCAACCTTTCGCATTATCTGAACAATATCGATTACAGCCGGCTGGTCGATCCGGTGACGCCTGATCCCGGTCCTGAAAGCGTGCCCGTTCACAAGGCCGATACCAGCCAACCGGGAGAGGCGGGCCGGTTCGGCGTGCTGCCGCCGCCGCCATCCCGTGCCGACCCGATCCGCGGGACCGCTGCCGCCGACATCATCGTCAGAAAGGGCGGTGCTGTCGCGATGGAGGGCGCTCAGGGCAATGACTACCTCGTCGGTGGATGGGGCCCGGCCTATATCCACGGCGGTCCCGGCAACGATACGATGGTTGGTGGCGGGGCGAGTGATATGATCCTCGGCTGGTCCGGCGACGATCTTATCAAGGGTCTGCAGTCTGCGGATCGGCTGGCGGGTCAGGATGGCGACGACCTTGTCTTCGGCGGGCCGGGAAATGACCGGATCTATGGGCAGCGCGGCACCGACACGCTGCACGGCAATGCTGGAAACGACATTATCTTCGGTGGTCCGGGTGGTGACAGCCTGTTTGGCGGGCCGGGCGATGACCATCTGTCCGGTATCGGCGGACGGGATACCTTGTTCGGCGGGCCGGGTCATGACCGGCTGACCGGATTTGAGGGTTACAATATGATTTTCGGCGGACCCGGTGCGGATTGGGTGCGGGTCTGGGGGCCGAAGAACCAGATCAAGACCGGGCCGGGCGATGATACCGTGACCGGAGGGATGGAAGCCGATCTGATTTTCCTTGGCAATCACGATGACACGGCCCGGGGGCGGGCCGGTGGCGATACCATCCACGGCGGACATGGGCGCGATCAGATATTCGGCCTCGCGGGGGATGACAGCCTTCTGGGCGACAGCCATGACGACAGCCTGTATGGCGGTATCGACAACGACATCGCACGGGGTGGCGACGGCGATGATCTGGTCAAGGGCGGCTACGGTCGCGACACGCTCTATGGTGATGCCGGGATGGACAGTCTGGATGGCGGACCCGCATCGGATCTGCTGTTCGGCGGCTCCGGTGATGACGAGATGCGTGGGGGGCTGGGCGCTGACCGCCTGACGGGCGAATACGGCAGCGATACGCTTTTCGGGGATGCGGATAGCGATCACCTCGATGGCGGGGCGGGGATAGATCTTCTGGATGGCGGAGACGGCAACGACACGCTGTTGGGCGGGGATGGGGATGACCGGCTGACCGGTGGTGCAGGAGATGATCTGTTACAGGGAGGGGGCGGTGACGATACGTTACTGGCAGGCAGCGGGCAGAACCGCTTGATCGGGGGTGAGGGGGCTGACCGCTTCGTCTTCGAACCATTCCCCGGTCAGTTGCGCCGCGACCGGATCGAGGATTTTGAACCCGACCGGGACGCCATTGATCTTTCGGATCTGGCGACGGGAATGGTCTGGATGGCCAGCGCAAGTCTGAGCGGACAGGGCCGTCCGGAGCTGCGAACTCAGCCAATCCACGGCGGAACGCAGCTTCAGATTGATCTGAACGGCGACGGCGCGACCGATCACTTTATCGACGTTCTCGGTCGCGGTCTCAGCGTGTTTGACCTGATACTCTGACCGGCGCGGCTATTTGCCGGTGATCAGCGTCCACCAGATTTTTCTGGACGGCTCCTGATACCACGCGAAACCCAGCGTTCTGGCGGTCGGGTCCATGATAACGTCCCGTGTGTCGCGGGTTTCCATCCATGCCTGAAGGGTGGCGATGTCGTTTTCGTAGCTTTCGCTGATATTCTCACCGACCAGCCTGCCGGAATAGCCCGCCCGTTGTGCCCGATCCAGCGGCGACGACCCGTCGGAGCCGAAATGCCACGCGCGGTTCTGGGCCGCCATGTCGCGGGAATGCGCGGCGGCGGCTGCATTCAGCGCCGGGTCCAGTGACAACGGCGCGGCGCCCGATCCGGCGCGCAGCATATTGACCTGATTCAGGACGCGATCGGGAATTGCCGCAGCCTCGGCACTGTTGATCGTGTAGGCGACCGGAACCGACTGATCCGGCGCCCCCATCTGCGCACCCGGTGTCCGGGATACGCAACCGGCCAGCGTCAGGCCTGCCGCAAGTAACAGAATAATATTTCTCATACTGCCCTCGTGTTTTGGTTCATGGTTTACCCGCGACGTCCTGTCCTTCAAAGGCAATAATGCGTGATTTTCACAACAATTCTGCTTCTAATTGCACAACTGACGGCAGTTTGATTTGCCTGAATCACCTGCGTCGCCATAATTTCATCTGTATCAATGAGGCCGCGTCAGACGGCCCGAGCAGGAGATACATGATGACCTCACAGAGTCGCGGCGTCAGTCGGCGTCGCTTTGTCACGTCGGTCGCCGCAGCCGGTCTGGGTGGGCTGGCCGCCCCCGCCATCGCGCAGCAAACCCCCGATGCAGGCCGGGTGCAGTATGATCCCGAGGCGGATCAGCGGCGCAATATTTCCAGTTTCCGTGCGCAGGACTGGCAACCCTATTTCCCGACGCTGGCCAAGGGGGCGATCCTTTGCGATCTGACCTCGCGGGCGGTGCATTTCTGGTCGGAGGATGAAAGCATCTATCGCCTCTACCCGTCCTCGATCCCGGTAAGCAAGGATCTGACGCGCAAGGGCCGGACAGAGATCATCAAGAAGGTGGTCGGCCCAAGCTGGGCGCCGACGCCCGAGATGAAGAAGCGCAACCCGGAATGGCCGGATTTCGTGCCGCCGGGGCCGGACAATCCGCTGGGGACGCATGCGCTGTGGTTCAGCTGGCAATACTACCGGCTGCACGGCACGCATGACACGCGCAAGATCGGGCGCAAGTCGTCCAATGGCTGCATCGGTCTCTATAACGAGCATATCAAGGAAATGTACGACCTGACCCAGATCGGGACGCAGGTGCTGCTGATCTAGCTGGTTGGCCTGTTGCGCAAACTTTGGCGTTCAGGGGCTGTCCCGGTTCCTGAACCTGTATCGCCGTTTCAGTCGACCAATGCGTCCAGCCGCGCCGCACAGATGAAGTCGTTATCGGTCAGCCCGCCCGCGTCGTGGGTTGAGAACTCGACCTCGCAATAACCATAGCCGAAGCGGATATCGGGGTGGTGGCCCTGCTTGTTGCCGAGCCATGCCGCGAGGTTCGCCATTTCGACCGCCCGCAGAAATCCCTTGAACTCGAAGCGGCGAGAGATGGATTTCGCGTCGTCGGACAGTGACCATCCATCCAGCCGCGCAAGCATGTCTGCGGCAGCGTCAGCACCATATGCCTCCGTCCCGTCCTCGCAGGCGACGCAATTCCGGGTGGCGAGTTCGTTATCTGTCATGTCGTCCTCCATCGGCTCAGGTCGCCCCGGAGCATTTCGCCCCGAAGCTACGGCCTACCCAGCCTAACCGCCGGACGCGAAGAAGGATCCGCTTTTCAGACCCAGCCGGTGATATTGTCCCCGATCACGTTCAGCATCACCTCGATATGATCGGGGTCGGCGTTCAGGCAGGGGATATAGGTGAAGCGCTTGCCGCCCGCATGCTCGAAACTTTCGCGGATCTCGCCGTTGATCTCCTCCAGCGTCTCGATGCAATCCGATGCAAAGGCGGGGGAGATGACGGCGATGTCGGTATGGCCCTGCTTTGCAAGCTCCGCGACATGTTCGACGGTATAGGGACGCAGCCATTCCTCCGGTCCGAAAACCGACTGGAAGGTGGTGTCGATGATACCGTCATCCCAGCCCAGAGCCTCCTTCAGCAGGCGCGAGGTCTTCTGGCATTGGCAGTGATAGGGGTCGCCTTCGGTCAGGTAGCGTTTGGGCATCCCGTGATAGGAGGCGACCAGCTTTGCGGGGGGGTTCCCATCAAGCGCGCGTGTGACCGACGCGGCAAGCGCCTCGATATAGTCTGGCCGGTCGAAATAGGGTTCGACCGTGCGCACCGCCGGTTGCCATTTCTGCGTCATCAGGGCGCGGAACAGCTGATCATTCGCGGTTGCCGACGTGGCACCGGCATATTGCGGATAAAGCGGCAGGAACACGATCCGGCGGCATCCCGCTTCAATCATCCGGTCCAGAACCTCCTGCGTGGAGGGATTTCCGTAGCGCATGCAGAAATCGACCATGACCCGGTCGCCCCATTCCTCATGCGCCCGCACGCGCAGCGCCTCGGCCTGATCGCGGGTGATGGTCATCAGCGGGCTTTCGCCCTTCTCCTCGTTCCAGATCAGCTTGTAATTGGCGCCGGAACTGAACGGACGCTTGGTCAGGATGATCCCCTGCAGAAGTGGCTGCCATTTCCATGATGGATAGTCGATGACCCGCTTGTCGGAGAGAAACTCGTTCAGATAGCGGCGCATCGACCAGTAATCATAGCCATCCGGCGTCCCGAGATTGGCGATCAGGATTCCGGTCTTGCCTTGCGGGATCTTCGGGTGATCGGCTGGAGCGTGTTCCATCAGGTCCTCGTCTTGAGTACATCGGCCAGCGGCAGTTTCGCCGAGCCGGGCCGCAGTGGCTGTTGCTGGCTGGGATCAGGGGCCCAGCCGGTCAGGAAAATCAGGTCGAATGTCGCACGAATGCGGGACGGATCGTCCGGGTCGGGGTAGCGGGTGGCGTAATCGGCGGCGGCGCGGTCGAAGATCTCGCGCCGGGTGGCGTGGCGCGGTCTGGCGGCGAGGGCATTGGTCTCGCCCATGGCGCGCAGATCGCGGATCAGATGGAACAGATCGCGGTAAGATGCGGGCAAGGTCAGGTGATCGGCGACGGGCAGGGCCAGTCCGGCGCGCGACAGCAGGCCACCCATATCGCGAAGCTCGCCCATCGGCAGCAGGCGGGGCGACAGCCCGCCGGTCGTGTCGATCTCTGCCCGCGTAAGGACATCGCGCAACTCGTTCAGCGTGTCGCCGCCGAAGCAGACCGCGATGAACAACCCGTCCGGTTTCAGGGCGCGGGCGCATTGGACGATCTGGCCGACGGGATCCTCGGCCCAGTGCAGCGACATGGCGTGGATGACGAGGTCGAGGTCGCCGGGCAGGTCCAGAACTTCGGTATCCGGCACAGCGATTGCGTCCGGAAACCACCCCTGCCACAATTCCGGCCAGCCGGTCACGAGACCCACGCGTGTAAACCGCCTGTTAATCTCCGCCAGCCTATCCTCGATTTCATCGGCAGCGATTCGATGAAGTGGATCAGCCACGCCGAAGCCCCGCGCTCGATCTCGGCGCTGTATGAGCGCGGGGCGGTCTATCAGACGATTGACCTGCGCCGCGGTGATTGGGGTTTCGGGGCTCATGGGCGCGATTCATAGAGGCGTTCCCGCGGCGATGAAAGCGGCTTTACAGCTGATCTATCCGCCGCAATGTCTTGCGTGCGGGATGTCCGTTGCGAATGATGGCTCGCTATGTCCGGCGTGCTGGCGCGATTGCGAGTTCGTCTCTGGCTGCTGCTGCCACCTCTGCGGCGTACCGCTGCCGGGAATCGCGGATGCGGCTGAACTTCTGACTTGCGACGACTGTCTGACCACAGCCCGACCCTGGGTGTCCGCGCGGGCGGCGCTGGTCTATCGTGGCGTCGGTCGCAATCTGACGATGGCCTTGAAGCACGGCGACCGGCCCGATCTTGCGAAACCGCTGGGTGCGTGGCTGGCGCAGGCGGCGGCCGGGATCGTCGTGCGGGATATGGCCGTGGTGCCGGTGCCGATCCATCCGCTGAGACTGATGTCGCGAAAATACAATCAGGCGGCGCTGCTGTCGGCTCAACTGGCGCGTTGGCATGATGTCGAACATATCGCCGATGCATTGCGTCGGGAACGGCAAACGGATTCGCAGGGGCGGAAGAACCTTGCCGCGAGGGTGGAGAACCTTCGGGGCGCGATGTCTGTGCATCCGGCCAGAAAGCGGCGGATCAGCGGGCGGGCTGTTTTGCTGGTTGATGATGTCATGGCATCTGGCGCAACGCTTTGCGCAGCCGCGACTGCGCTTGAATTGGCAGGGTGTGGGCCGGTCTGCGTGGCGGTCCTTGCCCGGGCGGTCAAGGACTGAGATGCCTTGATGAAGGGAATGCGCTGTCCGGGCAACGCGCTTTTCTGGAAATCCTGGCCGGGACCGACTAAATCCAACTTGCCCCTGCGGCAGAGCATATTCGCTGAACGAAAGGACATATCTTGGCCCAAATCGAGATCTACACCACCCCGACCTGCCCCTACTGCATTGCGGCCAAGAAGCTGCTGCAAAGCAAAAATGCCGCTTATGCAGAAACAGATGTCAGCCGCGATCCGTCGCTGCGTGAGGCGATGATGAAACGTGCCGGGGGGCGTCGCTCGGTGCCGCAGATCTTCATTGACGGCAAGCATATTGGCGGATCGGACGATCTACATGCGCTGGAAAAGGCGGGCAAGCTCGACCCGCTTCTGGCGGCCTGAACATGGTCGAACGGCTGTCCGCCGGGCTGGTCCAGCTTTCGGTCGGGGACGACCCGGCGGCGAATTTGCCGCAGACGCGGGAGCTGATTTCCGAGGCCGCCGGACAGGGCGCTTCGCTGATCCTGACGCCGGAATGCACGAATATCATCTCCTCCGACCGGGCGTGGCAGCAAACCGTGTTACGGACGGAGGCCGACGATCCCACGCTTGCCGCGCTGCGGGCGCAGGCGGCGGAGCTGAGTGTCTGGCTGCTGATCGGGTCGCTGGCCCTCAGGACCGGGGAGCCCGATGAAAGCCGATTTGCAAATCGCAGCTTCCTGATCGCGCCGGATGGCCGGATCGTGGCGCGATATGACAAGATCCACATGTTCGATGTCACGATTTCCGAAACCGAAGCTTACCGTGAATCGAAGGCCTACCGACCGGGTCGGCAGGCCGTGGTGGCGGATGGTCCGGGGCGGATCGGGATGAGCGTGTGTTACGATATCCGTTTTCCGATGCTCTATCGCGGGCTTGCGCAGGCCGGTGCGCAGGTTCTGAGCGTTCCGGCAGCGTTCAACGATACGACCGGGGCGGCGCATTGGCATGTGCTTCTGCGCGCCCGTGCGATTGAGACGGGGTGTTATGTTCTCGCCCCGGCGCAATGCGGGCTGCATGATGCCACCCATGCCGCAAAACCGCGGGCGCGGCGCAGCTATGGTCATAGTCTTGCGGTTTCTCCCTGGGGCGAGGTCTTGGCGGATGCAGGGGAAATGCCGGGGATCACTATGGTTTCACTTGACTTGCGCCAAGTGGACAAGGCACGTTCACGCATTCCTGCCGTCAGTTATGACCAACCCTTCGAAGCGCCTTGACCGACCTGCCAGCCCCCTTGGACGATCTGTCCCGTAACTCCGTCGCTGCGAGCCTCTTTGCCGAGGTGCTCGTGGTTGAGCAG
The genomic region above belongs to Paracoccus sp. SCSIO 75233 and contains:
- a CDS encoding calcium-binding protein, coding for MVVFRHIATHVASKQKFTRNISDMAVVDSSAGPVLIAVTNPGGGLSSYRIGAATSALKPLAIRAEGDWGLYHHQPKLAEISRGSDRYIVVTGQKGSAQHGLQLSSDGAFGSYDRIFAGRELADDVVALQPVEGGPAGRMLAARNGKLSLELHDWAQGGGLKPVADLAAPSRPQQDAEYHYISVVSAGAGSYAFAAAPLANAVTGVLIQNGGLKRIDGVSAASEIGIAAPSALSALQTGHGRYLIVAGTDSSSLSVFRIGASGKLTATDHVIDTLMTRFQSVTAMTAVEINGRGYVIAGGRDDGVTVLMLDPTGRLIHLASLSDKAEMALANVASLEARVIGGQIAIFAASATEPGIAQLAFDPGRIGSSRAGTGALSGTARDDILAGTGAQSALSGGDGDDTLIGRERRVTMRGGSGQDRFVPTYGAEEVRILDYNPRQDSLDLSELAFVRSLIGLEIRPTATGALVKAGTVRIEILTADGTTLTAAHFREEMFNLSHYLNNIDYSRLVDPVTPDPGPESVPVHKADTSQPGEAGRFGVLPPPPSRADPIRGTAAADIIVRKGGAVAMEGAQGNDYLVGGWGPAYIHGGPGNDTMVGGGASDMILGWSGDDLIKGLQSADRLAGQDGDDLVFGGPGNDRIYGQRGTDTLHGNAGNDIIFGGPGGDSLFGGPGDDHLSGIGGRDTLFGGPGHDRLTGFEGYNMIFGGPGADWVRVWGPKNQIKTGPGDDTVTGGMEADLIFLGNHDDTARGRAGGDTIHGGHGRDQIFGLAGDDSLLGDSHDDSLYGGIDNDIARGGDGDDLVKGGYGRDTLYGDAGMDSLDGGPASDLLFGGSGDDEMRGGLGADRLTGEYGSDTLFGDADSDHLDGGAGIDLLDGGDGNDTLLGGDGDDRLTGGAGDDLLQGGGGDDTLLAGSGQNRLIGGEGADRFVFEPFPGQLRRDRIEDFEPDRDAIDLSDLATGMVWMASASLSGQGRPELRTQPIHGGTQLQIDLNGDGATDHFIDVLGRGLSVFDLIL
- a CDS encoding methyltransferase domain-containing protein → MSPETPITAAQVNRLIDRPALIQRRDRARGFGVADPLHRIAADEIEDRLAEINRRFTRVGLVTGWPELWQGWFPDAIAVPDTEVLDLPGDLDLVIHAMSLHWAEDPVGQIVQCARALKPDGLFIAVCFGGDTLNELRDVLTRAEIDTTGGLSPRLLPMGELRDMGGLLSRAGLALPVADHLTLPASYRDLFHLIRDLRAMGETNALAARPRHATRREIFDRAAADYATRYPDPDDPSRIRATFDLIFLTGWAPDPSQQQPLRPGSAKLPLADVLKTRT
- a CDS encoding carbon-nitrogen hydrolase family protein, yielding MSAGLVQLSVGDDPAANLPQTRELISEAAGQGASLILTPECTNIISSDRAWQQTVLRTEADDPTLAALRAQAAELSVWLLIGSLALRTGEPDESRFANRSFLIAPDGRIVARYDKIHMFDVTISETEAYRESKAYRPGRQAVVADGPGRIGMSVCYDIRFPMLYRGLAQAGAQVLSVPAAFNDTTGAAHWHVLLRARAIETGCYVLAPAQCGLHDATHAAKPRARRSYGHSLAVSPWGEVLADAGEMPGITMVSLDLRQVDKARSRIPAVSYDQPFEAP
- the grxC gene encoding glutaredoxin 3; protein product: MAQIEIYTTPTCPYCIAAKKLLQSKNAAYAETDVSRDPSLREAMMKRAGGRRSVPQIFIDGKHIGGSDDLHALEKAGKLDPLLAA
- a CDS encoding CAP domain-containing protein, with amino-acid sequence MRNIILLLAAGLTLAGCVSRTPGAQMGAPDQSVPVAYTINSAEAAAIPDRVLNQVNMLRAGSGAAPLSLDPALNAAAAAHSRDMAAQNRAWHFGSDGSSPLDRAQRAGYSGRLVGENISESYENDIATLQAWMETRDTRDVIMDPTARTLGFAWYQEPSRKIWWTLITGK
- the hemH gene encoding ferrochelatase, whose product is MEHAPADHPKIPQGKTGILIANLGTPDGYDYWSMRRYLNEFLSDKRVIDYPSWKWQPLLQGIILTKRPFSSGANYKLIWNEEKGESPLMTITRDQAEALRVRAHEEWGDRVMVDFCMRYGNPSTQEVLDRMIEAGCRRIVFLPLYPQYAGATSATANDQLFRALMTQKWQPAVRTVEPYFDRPDYIEALAASVTRALDGNPPAKLVASYHGMPKRYLTEGDPYHCQCQKTSRLLKEALGWDDGIIDTTFQSVFGPEEWLRPYTVEHVAELAKQGHTDIAVISPAFASDCIETLEEINGEIRESFEHAGGKRFTYIPCLNADPDHIEVMLNVIGDNITGWV
- a CDS encoding L,D-transpeptidase codes for the protein MMTSQSRGVSRRRFVTSVAAAGLGGLAAPAIAQQTPDAGRVQYDPEADQRRNISSFRAQDWQPYFPTLAKGAILCDLTSRAVHFWSEDESIYRLYPSSIPVSKDLTRKGRTEIIKKVVGPSWAPTPEMKKRNPEWPDFVPPGPDNPLGTHALWFSWQYYRLHGTHDTRKIGRKSSNGCIGLYNEHIKEMYDLTQIGTQVLLI
- a CDS encoding double zinc ribbon domain-containing protein; amino-acid sequence: MKAALQLIYPPQCLACGMSVANDGSLCPACWRDCEFVSGCCCHLCGVPLPGIADAAELLTCDDCLTTARPWVSARAALVYRGVGRNLTMALKHGDRPDLAKPLGAWLAQAAAGIVVRDMAVVPVPIHPLRLMSRKYNQAALLSAQLARWHDVEHIADALRRERQTDSQGRKNLAARVENLRGAMSVHPARKRRISGRAVLLVDDVMASGATLCAAATALELAGCGPVCVAVLARAVKD
- a CDS encoding 4a-hydroxytetrahydrobiopterin dehydratase, with the translated sequence MTDNELATRNCVACEDGTEAYGADAAADMLARLDGWSLSDDAKSISRRFEFKGFLRAVEMANLAAWLGNKQGHHPDIRFGYGYCEVEFSTHDAGGLTDNDFICAARLDALVD